The window CCTTTTAATTTAAATCCTCTTAATGAAGATTTACTTTACCGTTAGGATGTTTGACAGAAATTTTAGAGTGCATGTAAtcaaagcttttaatttttagctTTGGCCATCTcctgtttcttttcattcaagttttttaaaagttggctTTTTACAGTTAGCCCCTTGATCCAACTGGAATATATTTTAGAGTACGGTATCGGGAAAGAGTAACAGTGACATTCCCCCCAAGTAGCCAATAGTCTCagcattatttttagtttttttttttttaagattttatttatttattcatgatagagagagagagagagaggcagagacacaggcagagggagaagcaggctccatgcaccgggagcccgacgtgggattcgatcctgggtctccaggatcggccctgggccaaaggcaggcgccaaaccactgcgccacccagggatccctagtctcaGCATTATTTAGCTaatgatttaaaagttaaaaaaaaatttatttttattttgttaaagattttatttatttattcatgtgagacacagagagagaagcagagacaaaggtagagggagaagcaggtcccctgcggggagcccgatgtggactcgatcccaggaccctggagtcatgacctgagtcaaaggcagatggtcaaccactgacccacccaggtgcccccccccaaaaaaaataccTTGACGTAACTTTACACTCTTAAGAAGCTGCTCTTGTATACCTTTAATTCAGCTTCCCTTACTGGGTTCCCCTGCTTAATTAATTAGTTTACTCAGACATTTCATGACTTCCTTGTCTCTGAAAGTGTGGTTGTGTCTGTAATTTACAATACTGAAGCTTGAAACATTGATGACAAAAGTCATAAAATAGGTTCAAGGCCACGTGGGTCTTTCATTACTAGAATAAAATTCGAATTTAACATTAGAACTGCTGACTGGATCAGGAAACCTTCtctaatttctattgttttccttaGAATCAGCCTCTTGCAGATAAGATACAAATACACGGCCAATGCTCTTACCAACAGCCATGTGATCACTCTTGGAAAAATCAGCTGTCAATCACTTGCTGCTTTTGGTCATGGACAATATATGTAGGAACCTAGGCTTTACTATTGGGACTCATAAAATGCTAATCCCATCTTAAATCCTTTGTAAGAGGATGCAGAActataaacatataaatcaaGATTGAACGAGGggaaagcaaataacaaaatCTAAAATTACGGAAAAATCAAAATAGAGTGCCAACCGTGTGGAAAAATAACTTTCTCAAATTTAAATAGAAGAAATCCTAAAGGAAAATGTGAGAGATGTAATTATGTTTCTACACAATGGAGAATGTAACCAAAGCAATACTGGGAGAAATATGACAGATacgacagattttttaaaaaagatctttactAGGACTCtgattttttaaggttttatttatttgggacagagagggaaaaaagagtgcattgtgcatgcacacaagtagggggaaggtcagagggagggagagagagagaaactcaagcaggctCCGCACACTGAGTATAGAGCCAGATGTAGGGCTAAATCCCacgacccctagatcatgacctgagctgaaatcaagagttggaggtttaccaactgagccacccaggtgcgcctcACGACTCTGATTtgtaaaaaataatctttgatagaaatattaacaaaacatgaaaaaaccaatttacacacacaaaaataaaattaaatgttgaaataaatgtTCATTCTTATAAATGATCgtaaaaattaaattaggaaatttattttttaaagtaattcccAATGTTATCATAATTAGAGCAAAGCCACTAGGTTTCTCTGTTGTTAGTAACGCTGTAAAATGGCACGTACAACACGTTGTAAAAATACCTGAAATGGCCGGTATGTGGGAACAGCTGTAAAATGCATCTCTCTTGACCGAACAATTTTACTCCTATTGAAGCAGTAGCACAGAATTATTCATGATAGCACTTTTTATGATGAGAACAACTGACATATCTAACATCTGGGGAGTAATCTGATCATTACGGAACAGCATGACAGAGTCTTAGGTTGTCACTGAAATTCTAACAATGAATATGTAGAATGTTGGacaaataaaatggacaaatagaATGTTGGACGTAATAAAATGGTTGCAAAGCTAAAATGTATAAATGTGGAAGGGAATCTGAAAATGAACTGGGTCAGAATGTGAGGATTactgttgctttaaaaatttgCTCAGATTTCTGAAACTTgtgttatttcacatttttttaaaaccatgtcaATCTTTTCAGATGCTGGGATGTGTTCCCAGTCCTCCTCTCTGTATCTGTgcccaataaaaagaaatcctacaGGGACTTGTTGGCCTTCAGTTCTATCAGTGTATTCCTAAATGATAGTATTCAAAAATCTGACTTTCTTCATCACATAATGAGTATCATCCCCTTAAGGGTCAAAAAATAATCAATCAACAATTTGTAACCCTTATACCAAGTGTTCCTTCTTCTCTCAACTCTCAAATTctcattaattatttattcatttctccaaaaaaacTATCCCCAAAATTTTGGATTAGAATACAACCCTTGGCATATGCTCCAAGGGTACCAccacccttttttaaaaagcatattttgtatgataaaatcatttcctttattaTCGATAATCATGTAAAGTTTGTTTTCCTCCTCTGGTTTAGAAGCTCCATAAAGCCAgaaatgtctgttttgttcattgataCTCTCCTGCTGCCTGACAGGTAGGCTATCCCCATATATTTGTTGAtgaatcaaacaaacaaaaaactaaaacagaaatccaaaaaccctaaataaaatattagcatattgagtttagtgatatattttttaaaatacttaatttttaagtatGGTTTGTTTTAGGAAATAAAGGGTAGCATGTTATATAATTATTACATCAACGTATCAAAGGAGACAAATTTTCTCcatagatgagaaaataaattagataaaattcaacacatctcccaatcaaaaaaaaaaaaaaaaaaagtctcgaggcgcctgggtggctcagttggttaattgtctctctctcaaataaagaaaatcttaaaaaaaaaaaagtctcttaatGAGCTAGAAAAAGGATGCTTtaacatgataaaatatttaaaactaacaTTGTACCTAATAGTGAAACCGTGAAGGCAAGGATGCCGCTTCCCATCATTAATAAGCAACATTATTCTAGGAACATCAGCCAATGCCACAAGGCtagaaagaagaatcagaaaatgaTAGTTGTATGTAGATTACAACTGCCAATCTGAAAAGCGTAAGATTAAACGAAGAATTAAGCAAGTTCGGTAAGGCGGCCAGTTACAAAATACACGAACATACTATAAAAGCAATATACTTAAAACAGTACAGTATTAGCATAAGAATAGCAGATCAACGGAATAGAGTGTAGAaagagatttgatttttttgccATATAAGAAATTACTACGGAACTGACCATTGAAGAAGCATGgattatttaattaattgtaTTGGGATATTACGGACAAATAGACCCCAATATGAAGCTGTGcattaatataatatttcatagtttcatgatatttcttttttttttcctaaggggAGACACCGACTTTTCTTCCCCCACGGTTTCCGTTTGCCCCGACACCCCCATGAGGGCCTTACCGGCATCGTGATCTGGATGGGTTGCCGTTCTCCGCTCTTGGTTGGGGCCACACCTTCTGTGTCATATATGCCCGTATAAACAACTCGGTCCCCATCTGGCTCCTTCGACTTCAGCTCCAGAGGGACAAGCACGCCACCAATGGAAATGTTCCTGCAATGGACGTGAGGTGACCATATATGGCAGGAATTAACTTAGGCACCCTGTCCTGGTTTGGACCATAACCCTAGGCCGGAATCCTACAGGGTTTGGCTAAAGGGGTCATCTGATGGGGAGGAAAGTTCTGAAAGGTGAAGAAGACGCTTGAGTTCTCCAACTTACCAGTCATGTGACCATAGACTAATGACTTAATCTCTCTGGACTGACCTTAGTATTCTCATCCAGAACACTTGTCCAAGGTGGAGCTGGATTATCATTCGCCTCTATAGTTTCTTATCTCTGGAGCTATTAAAAACGTGCCCATCCCCAGTCTCATCTCAAACCCTAGAACTTAGAATTCAATATGGTCAGGTCTGGTTTGGCCACTGGTAAATTTAATTTAAGGTTCTCTAGGTGATTCCAACATGCAGGTACGACTGAAAAACCACTGAACTCGTTCTTTAATGATTTCTTCTGTTCGAAGAATCAGAGATCCCGTGATCTAGGGCCGCACAAACAGAAATTCTCACTGGCATCATTCCTTTATGTTAACTTAGGGATTCTCCAGGTTTAGTCCTTGGAGCAGCAGTGTCAGTATCACCTGCCCAGGTATCAGAAAACGAAATATTAAGCCCCACCCCAGACATAGTAAACTGGAAATTTTAGGGTGGGCCCGGCCATCTGTGTTTTAAGAAGCCTTTGAGGTGATTCTGACACTCAAGCTTAAGAACTACTAGGTTAGGGCAATGAAAAATCCGTGATAAAAATCAaagtgcaggggcacctgggtggctcaggtggttaagtgcctgcctttggctcaggttgtgatccccgtgTTCCGGGACCCAGTCCCACAACCAGCTGCCTGCTCAGTAGGGTccgcctctccctttgcccctcccccctcctcttgcACAGCTTCtcactcccaaataaataaaatcttaaaaacattacagtgtgaagagaaaaaaaatagtcctgtcatttaaagaaaaaaaagattttatgtattcctgagagagagacagagagaggcagagacacaggcagagggagaagcaggctccatgcagggagcctgatgcgggacttgatcccgtgaccctggggtcacgccctgggcccaagacagACGCTCCACctctgagcccccccaggcatccctagtccCGTCCTTAACACAGATTCATTTTAGATTAGTTTAAAACATAGAGAACCACCGTGAAGAAAATGAGATGTAGGATAGATAACTTGGGAGAAGAGGTTGCTAGGAAAGAAGGGACAGGAAAAGTCCGGGCTATGTGGAAGTGCAGGGAACGCGGGGAAGCGCGAAGGTAACCCATGCACGCGGCTGCAGGGCTGGTGACACAGGGGTGGGGAGCACCTGCCACCTCGCAGTGGGGTTCTAGGGCCTTGGATTAGGGCCTGACACCTGGAAGGCCTACACCGCCCTGGATGAAGCCCTGCCCGCGGGCCCTGCGGCTCTGGAAGGTGTGCAGGGGGCTCGGGGCCTCCCGGGCTAGGGCTCCAGGTGTGGGGCTGGCCCCCCGCTGCCCGGGTGGGGCGGGAGAGGTCACCGCCGCCACAGACAAACCAAGAGACATCCTTTGGTTACAGGGATGGCGCCGTGTCACCGGGACGAACAGGCAGCcccggggggagcaggggggacaGCCTGCAGGACGAGCAGACATGCCCCGGGGTCGCGGCCGCGGGAGGGGGGAGCatccctggggaggagggagcatCCCTCGGGGACCCACCTCCCCGCGCAGAGGCGCCTCGTTGCGCAGCCGGGCTCCGGCGGTGGGCGGTGGGCGGACTGCGGCAGGGGGAGCAGCGGGGAGCCCCGggcatggggaggggggtgccgAGGCCTGGGCACCAGGGGTGGCACGTTGACAGGgacccccccgcgccccccagcctggcctcctgccGCCCTGGAAACAGCCCTGGGCGCGATGGGTGGACGGGAGcgagaaggggaggtgggggcacgcgcagggcaggggcaggggcaggggcaggaccggggacccccccccccggccgcgCCTACTCACTCGACCTGCAGGCTGCTGGGCTTGAGCTTCACCTCCACCTTGTAGGACGAGCCGGTGAGCAGCTTGATGGTGCGGTTCTGGCCGAAGCGCTGCCCGTCCACCTTGAAGAAGACCGGGCCGTCGTTGGGCTGGATGCGCAGCGCGATGGAGAGGCGCACGGCGCCCGGCAGGTCCCCCATGGCTgcgcgcgcgggggcgggggcgcgcggggcggggcgcggcgcgggggcgcgggggggcgcgggggccgcggggggcgcgggggggcccGCCTCGGGGCGCGGGCTGCAGGGGCCGCAGCATCCGCCGCGCTGCTCGGGGGCGCGGCCCGCAGGCCCGGGCTGGGCGGCGCGGCCGGAGGGGACTTAATCCTGTTTACGCGCCGCCATCCCTGCGGCCGCGGGGGGACGTGGGGCTCCTCCTGGAGACGTGcaggggtgcggggcgggggtgcaggggtgcggggTGCCGGGCTCCGGGGTGCAGGGGTGCCAGGCTCCGGGGTGCAGGAGTGCAGGGGTGCGGGGGTGCCAGGCTccggggtgcaggggtgcaggggtgcagggctacggggtgcagggtgcaggggtGCGGAGTGCAGGGGCTCGGGCTCCCCACGCCGCCCTGCTCCGCCCGCCGAGGCCTGCGGAAGCCGTAGCTGGCGAATCGGGCGGgcccgggaggaggaggaggccgcgCGGGCAGGGGAGACGCTGCAGGAAACCGCTACTCACTAGCCAGTGATTTAAATTTCAGGAAATACGAGTCTTTCCAAGGCTTAGGGGAAATGGCCGCGGGAAGGCGCAGGTCCAGATAATGCGCCCTGAAAGAGACCCTGGACTAGAAATGtgtgcaagaaaaagaaaatcacatatatatatatgatttatatgatGATCATATatatgcaagaaaaaaacaagataatatatatatgatttatatgatGATCATAtatatgcaagaaaaagaaaaacaaaatcatatatatgatttatatgatGATCATAtatatgcaagaaaaagaaaagcaatgtcatatatatatgatttatatgatGATCATATATAcatgcaggaaaaagaaaatcatatatatgatttatatgcaagaaaaataaaatcatatatgatTTATATGATGATCCTATAtatatgcaagaaaaagaaaatcatatatatatgatttatatgatGATCATATATACatgcaggaaaaaaatcatatatatgatttatatgatGATTCTAtatatgcaagaaaaagaaaatcatatacaTATGATTTACatgcaagaaaattaaaatcatatatatgattgaTATGATGATCATAtatatgcaagaaaaagaaaatcatatatatgatttatatgatgaatatatatatgcaagaaaaagaaaaagaaaataatacatatatatgatttatatgatcatatatatgcaagaaaaagaaaatcatatatatgatttatatgatGATTCTATAtatatgcaagaaaaagaaaaagaaaataatatatatatgatttatatgatcatatatacatacaagaaaaagaaaatcatatatatatgatttatataatgaatatatatatatgcaagaaaaaaatcgtatatatatgatttacatgatgaccatatatatattatacatatgtatatatatacacacattccaGGAGCTGCACCTTCTGTAGGTGTGTATTTCTCTTATGCATATTCTTGGGTCAAGACTGACACGGTGTAGTCACATATATTTACACGGATCCTGAAAGGTGAGCGATTAACCCTGTAAAAGGCAACTGGCAGGTGCCTGAAGCATCGCTGGTGACGAAGGCCAAGAGGAGGGATTGGGGGCAAGATGACTGGCGGGGCGGCCCTTGCGACTCGGCAGATCTGAGATGCGCGGGATGGGATGGAGAGGTTGGTTGACAGCTGGCGACCCAGGGTGCTGGGCTCCACGGGGGACGGCTTCGCGGGCTTCAGCACCGCCTGCCTGGATAGTTACCGGGGCCCTGAGCTCACCTGGCCAAGGCCAGGGCAGGTTAGTGAGGTTAGTGCGTCGGGACCCGTCTGCACGGCAGCCCTCATTCAATCAGGCTAGTATTGCTTCTCTTTAGAAAAACCATCATCTTGAAGATGATTTGTTTGCtacattattttacaaaaatacatcAGGTTTCATTCTTGTTTCAGAGTTTGCAATCTTGCCCACGCTACTCTTTGGTGTTAAATTCAGGGTTTTGTGTAATGGTTCGCTTTTCTACATCGATAAATTTGCTGATCATACCATCGTCGTTGACATtaagtaaaatctattttttttaaaagatttatttatttattcatgagagacacagagtgagagacagagaggcagagacacaggcagagggagaagcaggctccacgcaggggactcgatcccagatcccggatcacgacctgagccaaaggcaagcgcctaaccactgagccacccatgcgtcccagtaaaatctctctctctcactctttaaaaacaaaacaaaacaaaacaaaaactaatataTATGTTCTTTACAAAACGTGTATAAGTTTTGGGGACAGGAGCTCT is drawn from Canis lupus baileyi chromosome 11, mCanLup2.hap1, whole genome shotgun sequence and contains these coding sequences:
- the CNRIP1 gene encoding CB1 cannabinoid receptor-interacting protein 1 → MGDLPGAVRLSIALRIQPNDGPVFFKVDGQRFGQNRTIKLLTGSSYKVEVKLKPSSLQVENISIGGVLVPLELKSKEPDGDRVVYTGIYDTEGVAPTKSGERQPIQITMPFTDIGTFETVWQVKFYNYHKRDHCQWGSPFSVIEYECKPNETRSLMWVNKESFL